In Arthrobacter alpinus, a single window of DNA contains:
- a CDS encoding histidine phosphatase family protein: MSQTGSSPAAAAPIPGGPKLWLLRHGETEWSRSGQYTGLTDLPLTEVGETQARSAQATLAGVDFDLVLTSPLQRAQRTASLAGFPDAQQEPNAVEWDYGDYEGIDSAVVRAENPGYLIWDSGVPNGEALEHVGARADEIVKRVRAVKREDGAPANVLLVAHGHFLRILTARWLGLPAGEGRHFILGTAKVCTLGWDKKTPAVEQWGL; this comes from the coding sequence ATGAGCCAAACTGGATCCTCACCCGCTGCAGCCGCACCCATTCCGGGTGGTCCCAAGCTGTGGCTGTTGCGCCATGGAGAAACCGAATGGTCGCGCAGTGGGCAGTACACGGGGCTGACGGATTTGCCGTTAACGGAGGTTGGGGAGACTCAGGCCCGGTCCGCACAGGCCACGCTTGCCGGCGTCGACTTTGATCTGGTCCTGACCTCCCCGTTGCAGCGTGCGCAGCGTACAGCCTCCTTGGCTGGCTTCCCCGATGCCCAGCAGGAGCCCAACGCCGTGGAATGGGATTACGGTGACTACGAAGGCATTGACAGCGCCGTAGTACGCGCTGAAAACCCGGGCTACCTGATCTGGGACAGTGGCGTGCCGAACGGCGAGGCACTTGAGCATGTTGGCGCGCGTGCCGATGAGATCGTCAAGCGGGTTCGCGCAGTCAAGCGGGAAGATGGTGCTCCCGCCAACGTCCTGCTGGTGGCCCACGGACATTTCCTGAGGATCCTCACCGCGCGCTGGTTGGGTCTGCCTGCTGGCGAAGGGCGTCACTTCATCCTGGGCACGGCCAAGGTTTGCACTCTGGGTTGGGACAAGAAAACCCCCGCCGTTGAACAGTGGGGTCTGTGA
- a CDS encoding glycosyltransferase 87 family protein gives MQDSQASGTSSRHPIVVPSRSDSLLRTLTEPVGGPLGKRTAPGITNPGFFTVERVLILMAAVSAFIAVMAKSHCRTMGWTTPDQQSTVCWSVFPNAFVEDRLATHFPFFSEGSPFSQPVIAGWIAGITAWMTRASGDGALRQLAFFDLNAILIAALWIATVVMVARTAGRRPWDAAIVATSPVLVLMAYVSWDFWAVALVSLALYLFARRRTLWAGAVLGIASLAAPYPILILLVLLLLGIRAGRATRMLEMIAAAAIALLLFLAPIMATNPPAIPEYLKALIAAESSESSIYGGWNILAAQVGMPVMGIGMVNALSAILLAALLLAVAYLALYTPRRPRVGQLIFVAVAGFVVINKTTEPWHALWLVPLVALAMPRWRPVLLWQAAVLTHFIALMLFRSKTLGNISNQHAIDAPYFVMAAVLSGAATCVLIGLTIRDIYVTGHDVVRRGPIADAQGGAFLDAPGDPAVALLDEAEESFRGPSAEAAPQDASVPKDSQDG, from the coding sequence ATGCAGGATTCACAGGCTTCGGGGACTTCATCCCGGCATCCCATTGTTGTGCCTTCGCGCAGCGATTCCCTACTGCGCACCCTGACGGAACCTGTGGGTGGTCCGCTGGGCAAGCGCACGGCGCCGGGAATCACCAATCCGGGGTTCTTCACGGTGGAACGGGTCCTCATTCTCATGGCGGCGGTGTCCGCGTTCATCGCTGTCATGGCAAAGTCTCATTGCCGCACGATGGGGTGGACCACTCCGGATCAGCAATCGACCGTGTGCTGGTCAGTTTTCCCCAATGCATTTGTGGAGGACCGCTTAGCCACCCACTTCCCGTTCTTCAGTGAGGGTTCACCCTTTAGCCAACCGGTTATAGCCGGGTGGATCGCGGGAATTACGGCCTGGATGACTCGGGCCTCCGGGGATGGGGCACTGCGGCAGCTAGCTTTCTTTGACCTCAACGCCATTTTGATTGCCGCGCTGTGGATCGCCACCGTGGTTATGGTGGCCCGTACCGCGGGCCGGCGGCCGTGGGACGCGGCCATAGTCGCGACCAGCCCCGTTCTGGTGCTGATGGCCTATGTCAGCTGGGATTTCTGGGCGGTGGCACTGGTGAGCCTGGCGCTTTACCTTTTTGCCCGGCGTCGTACACTCTGGGCGGGTGCGGTACTAGGGATTGCCAGTTTGGCGGCACCCTACCCGATTCTCATTCTGCTGGTTCTGTTGCTGCTGGGTATCAGGGCGGGCCGGGCCACCAGGATGCTTGAAATGATCGCCGCTGCGGCGATTGCCCTCCTACTGTTTTTGGCGCCCATCATGGCGACGAATCCGCCCGCGATCCCAGAGTATTTGAAGGCGTTGATTGCGGCCGAGTCGTCTGAATCGTCCATCTATGGCGGGTGGAACATCCTTGCAGCACAAGTAGGCATGCCCGTCATGGGAATTGGAATGGTCAATGCGCTATCTGCGATTCTGCTGGCGGCGCTGCTTCTGGCGGTGGCCTACCTTGCCCTCTACACGCCCAGGCGACCCCGGGTGGGGCAACTTATTTTCGTAGCCGTGGCCGGTTTCGTGGTGATCAACAAGACCACTGAACCGTGGCACGCGCTGTGGTTGGTGCCCTTGGTGGCGCTGGCAATGCCTCGATGGCGTCCGGTGCTCCTGTGGCAGGCGGCGGTCTTGACGCATTTCATCGCACTGATGCTGTTCCGCAGCAAAACCTTGGGCAACATCAGCAACCAGCACGCCATCGATGCCCCGTACTTTGTCATGGCTGCGGTGCTCTCCGGCGCTGCCACGTGCGTATTGATTGGGCTGACCATCAGGGATATATACGTTACCGGGCATGATGTGGTGCGCCGTGGACCAATTGCCGATGCTCAGGGCGGTGCCTTCCTTGACGCTCCGGGGGATCCGGCGGTTGCGCTGCTGGACGAGGCCGAGGAGTCCTTCCGGGGTCCTTCCGCAGAGGCTGCACCGCAGGACGCATCCGTACCGAAGGACTCCCAGGATGGTTGA
- a CDS encoding phytoene desaturase family protein, whose product MVDVAVVGSGPNGLAAAVTMARAGLSVQIFEAADSVGGGTRTKELTLPGFHHDVCAAVHPMALASPFFNAFELSRRIELIVPEVSYGHPLDGGRAGIAYRSLERTVDALGVDGRAWRTLMTPLLNRLEGVIDFTQGSLLRLPADPLAAIQYGARTLLQGTPAWNLGFREGTAPAMLTGVGAHAIGRLPALSTAGAGLLLGVLAHAGGWPVPRGGSQAIAQSMAEDLQAHGGRIELAHRVDSLSELKSATGAKAVIFNTTPRALVAMAGKELPANYVRKLDSFKYGAGVCKVDFALSGPVPWTASELRKAPTLHLGGTRASIASAENQVLAGRHPENPYVLAVQAGVVDDSRAPEGHQTFWAYTHVPAGSTRDCTDAIIRAVERQAPGFRDLILATHTQTAQDVGRYNPNYIDGDISSGAVTMMQLLKRPVISPDPWRTPVPGVYLGSASTTPGPSVHGMGGWLAARSALKNTFGLPAPALGL is encoded by the coding sequence ATGGTTGACGTGGCCGTAGTGGGTTCCGGCCCCAACGGACTGGCGGCAGCCGTCACGATGGCCCGCGCGGGGCTTTCGGTGCAAATTTTTGAGGCCGCCGACTCAGTTGGCGGAGGCACCCGGACCAAGGAATTGACGCTACCGGGATTCCATCACGACGTGTGCGCCGCCGTGCACCCCATGGCGCTTGCATCGCCTTTTTTCAATGCCTTTGAACTCAGCCGCCGGATTGAGTTGATTGTTCCGGAAGTTTCCTACGGTCACCCGCTCGACGGCGGCCGGGCCGGGATTGCCTACCGCAGCCTGGAACGCACCGTTGATGCGCTCGGTGTTGACGGACGAGCCTGGCGAACCCTCATGACACCACTGCTCAATCGTTTGGAGGGCGTCATTGATTTCACGCAGGGAAGCCTCTTGCGGCTCCCCGCGGACCCACTCGCAGCGATCCAGTATGGCGCGCGCACGCTCTTGCAGGGCACTCCGGCCTGGAACCTAGGCTTCAGGGAAGGCACGGCACCGGCCATGTTGACGGGCGTTGGTGCGCACGCCATTGGGCGGCTTCCTGCACTGTCCACCGCGGGGGCGGGCTTGCTTCTGGGAGTTCTGGCACATGCCGGCGGATGGCCCGTGCCACGGGGAGGTTCGCAGGCTATTGCCCAGTCCATGGCTGAGGACCTGCAGGCTCATGGCGGCCGGATTGAGCTGGCGCACCGCGTGGACAGTCTTTCCGAACTCAAATCAGCAACGGGCGCCAAGGCAGTCATCTTCAACACCACGCCGCGAGCCCTGGTGGCAATGGCAGGCAAAGAGCTGCCCGCCAACTATGTACGCAAACTGGATTCTTTCAAGTACGGGGCAGGGGTGTGCAAGGTTGATTTTGCTCTTTCCGGTCCCGTTCCGTGGACGGCCTCGGAACTTCGCAAGGCCCCGACACTTCACCTTGGCGGGACCCGGGCATCCATTGCATCCGCCGAGAATCAAGTCTTGGCCGGAAGGCATCCTGAGAACCCCTACGTGCTGGCCGTGCAGGCGGGGGTGGTTGATGACAGCCGCGCACCGGAGGGGCACCAAACATTCTGGGCCTACACCCATGTACCTGCAGGGTCCACCCGCGACTGCACGGACGCCATCATTCGAGCCGTGGAAAGGCAGGCCCCAGGCTTCAGGGACCTGATCCTCGCCACCCATACGCAAACCGCACAGGACGTAGGCCGCTACAACCCGAACTACATCGACGGCGACATCAGCTCCGGGGCCGTCACCATGATGCAGCTGTTGAAACGTCCCGTGATTTCCCCTGATCCGTGGCGAACCCCGGTGCCCGGGGTGTACCTCGGCTCTGCGTCAACAACACCAGGGCCCTCGGTGCACGGGATGGGTGGCTGGCTGGCGGCCCGATCGGCACTGAAGAACACCTTCGGCCTTCCGGCGCCGGCGTTGGGGCTGTAG
- a CDS encoding META domain-containing protein encodes MKRLAAFAGSLLLALTISSCGATTGPVGTWGDGYNTDKLPYLEMSLAAEHDPSFDQAGFITGSDGCNRLTGQWFLAQGKLSFSQFGSTTKACEDIDTWLSKTAGATLEGDVLTLTDASGAVIGTLDRRN; translated from the coding sequence ATGAAACGCCTTGCAGCCTTTGCCGGCAGCTTGCTTCTTGCCTTGACCATCTCTTCCTGCGGTGCCACAACCGGCCCCGTTGGCACTTGGGGTGACGGCTACAACACTGACAAGTTGCCGTACCTGGAGATGTCACTGGCCGCCGAACATGACCCGAGTTTCGATCAGGCAGGATTCATTACCGGCAGCGACGGTTGCAACCGTCTGACCGGTCAGTGGTTCCTGGCTCAGGGCAAGCTCAGTTTCTCGCAATTTGGCAGCACCACAAAGGCGTGCGAAGACATCGACACCTGGCTCTCCAAGACGGCAGGCGCCACCCTCGAGGGTGATGTACTGACCCTGACGGACGCCAGTGGCGCCGTCATCGGCACCCTGGACCGGCGCAACTAG
- a CDS encoding ABC transporter ATP-binding protein: MTALNLINVTLNYPDGEGIMTALDSVNLAVQPGQFISLVGPSGSGKSSLLAVAATLIKPTSGLVMIDGVDTTALSEKELAALRRNKIGIIFQQPNLLASLTAAEQLIMTSHLRGGSLRAAGTRAAELLELVGLGGSSGKRPHQLSGGQRQRVNIARALMAQPKVLLVDEPTAALDHERSESIVRLLREVCDEFNVATVMVTHDTEFVPLTDAMASMRDGVLAAPVAALPSLGFR; the protein is encoded by the coding sequence ATGACAGCCTTGAACCTCATCAACGTGACACTGAACTACCCCGACGGCGAAGGGATCATGACGGCCCTGGACTCGGTCAACCTCGCTGTTCAGCCCGGCCAATTTATCTCCCTGGTAGGTCCCTCCGGATCGGGAAAGTCCAGCCTGCTGGCCGTGGCCGCCACTCTCATCAAACCCACCTCGGGGCTGGTGATGATCGACGGCGTCGACACCACCGCGCTGAGCGAGAAGGAGCTGGCCGCCCTGCGCCGCAACAAGATCGGCATCATCTTCCAGCAGCCGAACTTGTTGGCGTCCCTGACGGCCGCTGAGCAGCTCATCATGACCAGCCACCTGCGCGGAGGCTCGCTGCGCGCAGCGGGAACACGAGCCGCGGAGTTGCTGGAGCTGGTGGGGCTGGGCGGCTCCTCCGGAAAACGTCCGCATCAGCTCTCCGGGGGCCAGCGCCAACGCGTCAACATTGCTCGCGCTCTCATGGCGCAACCGAAGGTCCTGCTAGTTGATGAGCCCACCGCTGCCCTGGACCATGAGCGCAGCGAGTCCATTGTGCGGTTGCTGCGGGAGGTCTGCGACGAATTCAACGTAGCAACAGTCATGGTCACCCACGACACCGAGTTCGTCCCGCTCACCGATGCCATGGCCTCCATGCGCGACGGCGTTTTGGCAGCTCCCGTGGCTGCGTTACCAAGCCTTGGCTTCCGCTAA
- a CDS encoding ABC transporter permease, with the protein MFLAIRDIRFAKGRFALMGTVVALISLLLVLLSGLTAGLGNQSTSAIEQLGGGKAGDKVSQVVFGAPAGNDAKASYTESQVTQEQLDSWSGRPGVQSAVPLGISQSRFQGAGDSKGIANVAVFGVGKAIPGNSGPGGPETADGIAPSDVSDTTVVIGEGIAKELTLASGDAVTIAGIEFTVAGIVPDQWYSHSSVVWTTLGGWTKIAHLSDPSQLATVLAVTFQPGANVDTDAANAAAGTVSATRSGSFQGLGGYKSENGSLLMMQAFLYGISALVIVAFLTVWTVQRTRDIAVLKAMGASGGYLLRDALTQAALVLIAGAGLGGLVGVAGGLLAGQAAPFLLTPATTLAPVIGIVVLGLAGAAIAVRKVTRVDAMIALGGN; encoded by the coding sequence ATGTTCCTCGCGATCCGAGACATCCGTTTTGCCAAAGGGCGGTTTGCCCTCATGGGCACTGTTGTGGCCCTGATTTCCCTGCTGTTGGTGCTGCTCTCCGGCTTGACCGCGGGTCTGGGCAACCAGTCAACGTCAGCCATTGAGCAGCTAGGTGGTGGTAAAGCGGGTGACAAGGTCAGCCAGGTGGTTTTTGGGGCGCCGGCGGGCAACGATGCCAAGGCGTCCTATACGGAGAGTCAGGTGACACAGGAACAGCTCGACTCGTGGTCGGGCCGCCCAGGCGTGCAATCTGCGGTTCCCCTAGGCATCAGCCAAAGCCGCTTCCAGGGCGCCGGAGACAGCAAAGGCATTGCCAATGTGGCCGTGTTTGGTGTGGGCAAGGCCATCCCTGGCAACTCAGGCCCAGGCGGGCCGGAAACGGCAGACGGGATCGCGCCGTCGGACGTTAGCGATACAACAGTGGTGATCGGTGAAGGCATCGCGAAAGAACTCACCTTGGCCAGTGGAGATGCCGTAACCATCGCCGGAATCGAGTTCACTGTTGCCGGGATAGTGCCGGACCAGTGGTATTCACACAGCTCAGTTGTCTGGACCACACTGGGCGGCTGGACCAAGATCGCCCACCTCAGCGATCCCTCGCAACTGGCCACGGTTCTGGCCGTGACCTTCCAGCCGGGCGCCAACGTCGACACGGACGCCGCCAACGCAGCCGCCGGAACGGTCAGCGCAACCCGCAGTGGATCTTTCCAAGGGCTGGGCGGTTACAAGAGTGAGAATGGTTCGCTACTGATGATGCAGGCGTTCTTGTACGGAATTTCAGCTCTGGTGATCGTCGCATTCCTGACGGTCTGGACCGTGCAACGCACCCGCGACATCGCAGTACTCAAAGCCATGGGCGCTTCCGGCGGATATCTCCTGCGTGACGCCCTAACCCAAGCAGCTCTGGTCCTGATCGCCGGCGCAGGACTTGGCGGGCTGGTGGGCGTGGCTGGCGGGCTTCTTGCCGGACAGGCAGCCCCCTTCCTCCTGACGCCTGCAACAACTCTGGCGCCCGTGATCGGAATCGTAGTTCTCGGACTGGCTGGCGCGGCGATTGCTGTTCGCAAGGTCACCCGAGTCGACGCCATGATTGCCCTCGGCGGCAACTAA
- a CDS encoding sensor histidine kinase, translating to MSAVEASPVTSGSILRFLRVALHVGFAVLLGVGVIRLLITTGEQHGRLFFLALAVLLAVTYLAGTVAEKRFSSGSLQVNPRRFAVGWLAVITILWAVLMVGSVDFSWLVFPLFFLHLHLLPRWAGLGTTILMTVAVIVAQWISAGTSLPQLPVIVGPLFGAAFAVATSKAYRLLYEEGEYQRLAAQELRRTRTELSASQHEAGVLAERARLAREIHDTLAQGFSSIILVSRAARRSLASGDLESTEGSLAMVEATASENLAEARNFVRGLSSPELAESSLVESLSRLCSKTQREAAARSGNLKCSFRLDGEPIELPQPYQVTLLRAAQASLANVWLHAKARSAVVSLAFQGSEVTLDVYDDGRGFEPEKLADTVAGRADGSGFGLRSLRERVVAQGGTFTVESAPGNGTVVAVRLPLRQGTSAMQGGKDA from the coding sequence ATGTCTGCTGTCGAAGCCTCTCCCGTCACCAGTGGCTCGATCCTGCGCTTCCTGCGCGTTGCGCTTCACGTGGGCTTTGCGGTCTTGTTGGGCGTGGGCGTCATCCGCCTGCTCATCACCACGGGGGAGCAACACGGACGCCTTTTCTTCCTGGCACTCGCCGTCCTTTTGGCCGTAACGTATCTGGCGGGAACCGTCGCGGAGAAACGGTTTTCTTCGGGTTCTCTGCAAGTAAATCCACGACGTTTCGCTGTGGGCTGGTTGGCCGTGATCACCATCCTGTGGGCCGTTCTGATGGTCGGGTCGGTGGATTTCTCGTGGCTCGTTTTCCCTTTGTTCTTCTTGCATCTGCACCTCTTGCCACGCTGGGCGGGGCTGGGCACCACCATCTTGATGACAGTGGCCGTGATTGTGGCGCAGTGGATCTCTGCCGGAACGAGCCTGCCGCAGCTACCCGTCATAGTGGGGCCGCTGTTCGGGGCCGCTTTCGCCGTGGCAACCTCAAAGGCGTATCGGCTCCTGTATGAGGAGGGTGAATACCAGCGGCTTGCTGCGCAAGAACTCCGGCGTACCCGTACCGAGCTCTCTGCCTCCCAGCACGAGGCTGGCGTACTTGCCGAGCGGGCCCGGCTGGCTCGCGAGATTCATGACACCTTGGCCCAGGGCTTTTCCTCGATCATCCTGGTCTCCCGTGCGGCCCGGCGCAGCTTGGCGTCCGGCGATCTGGAGTCAACCGAAGGGAGCCTGGCCATGGTGGAGGCCACCGCGTCGGAGAATCTGGCCGAGGCCCGCAACTTTGTGCGTGGGCTTTCCTCCCCGGAGCTTGCTGAATCCTCTTTGGTGGAGAGTTTGTCGCGGCTCTGCAGTAAGACGCAGCGAGAAGCAGCGGCCAGGAGCGGGAACTTGAAGTGTAGTTTCCGGCTCGACGGTGAGCCCATTGAACTTCCGCAGCCCTACCAGGTGACCCTGCTGCGGGCTGCCCAGGCGAGTTTGGCGAATGTCTGGCTGCACGCCAAAGCCCGGTCCGCCGTCGTCAGTCTGGCTTTTCAGGGCAGCGAGGTGACCCTGGACGTGTACGACGACGGACGTGGCTTTGAGCCGGAAAAACTCGCCGACACCGTAGCAGGGAGAGCGGATGGGAGCGGCTTTGGGCTCCGCTCGCTGCGCGAACGGGTGGTTGCCCAGGGCGGCACCTTCACCGTGGAATCGGCTCCGGGAAATGGCACCGTTGTGGCCGTCCGACTGCCGTTGAGGCAGGGAACGAGTGCGATGCAGGGGGGGAAAGATGCATGA
- a CDS encoding response regulator transcription factor, with product MHEIRILLVDDHPVVRAGLRAMLSEFEGFTVVAEATEGGAAIREIQRGQALGTAIDMVLMDLQMGEGMDGVSATRAIKAMADAPPVLILTTYDTDADILAAVEAGASGYMLKDAPPEQIRAAVQQAAAGQTALAPEVAARLMGRIRNPAPVLSAREVELAQLLATGMSNKAIAKDLFISEATVKTHLVHIYDKLGVDNRTAAISVARARRIIREAG from the coding sequence ATGCATGAGATTCGGATTTTGCTGGTGGATGACCACCCCGTGGTGCGGGCGGGGCTGAGGGCCATGTTGTCCGAGTTTGAGGGGTTCACGGTAGTTGCCGAGGCGACCGAAGGTGGAGCTGCCATTAGGGAGATTCAACGTGGTCAGGCTCTGGGTACAGCGATCGACATGGTGCTGATGGACCTGCAAATGGGGGAAGGAATGGACGGTGTCAGCGCCACCAGGGCCATCAAGGCGATGGCCGACGCACCGCCGGTCCTGATTCTGACCACCTATGACACCGATGCCGACATTTTGGCGGCCGTGGAGGCAGGGGCCAGCGGATACATGCTCAAGGATGCGCCACCGGAACAAATTCGCGCCGCGGTGCAGCAGGCCGCTGCCGGGCAAACGGCCTTGGCGCCCGAGGTCGCCGCGCGCCTCATGGGCAGGATTCGCAACCCTGCGCCTGTCTTGTCCGCGCGGGAGGTGGAATTGGCTCAGCTGCTGGCCACGGGGATGAGCAACAAGGCGATCGCGAAGGACCTTTTCATCTCCGAGGCAACCGTAAAAACCCACCTGGTTCACATCTACGACAAGTTGGGTGTGGACAACCGGACCGCGGCGATTTCCGTGGCTCGCGCCAGACGGATCATTCGAGAGGCCGGTTGA